The following proteins are co-located in the Pseudomonas antarctica genome:
- a CDS encoding FGGY-family carbohydrate kinase encodes MNYVMGVDIGTQSTKALLVDGQGTIIAQHSQGYRVDTPKVRWAEQWPQIWLDAVEACVAQCMAKAGVAAEQVKALCISSLYGGSGIAVDAQITPLHPCLIWMDRRAGEQVAWVREHVDLERLFAVTGNSVDSYYGFTKMLWLKQHQSQVWANTRYLLPPNSYINWCLTGELAVDHSSAGNIGGVYDVAQRGWSEEMLAALQIPMAMMPERLVYSGEVVGGLLESWALRLGLQAGTPILAGGVDAAMATLAAGVTQPGNHVAMIGTSMCWGYLNQHVDARHGLVSMPHVYNGHQDLYIFGGAITAGASVSWFREQFCQAEEQQAKASGQDSLVLLEQSAMKIPAGSEGLLFLPYLMGERSPVWDDHASGSFVGLNLYHSRIHLYRAVLEGVSFALRHNIEAGTQGAQSLDPRLIVVGGASHSDLWMQIIADITRYPVYTIVQEVEAAMGAALLAAHTVGLVSDGEMEKGWVQLELRAQPKRENVMTYDRAFGEYLKLYPALKPIMHCLQSD; translated from the coding sequence ATGAACTATGTCATGGGTGTCGACATTGGAACCCAGAGCACCAAGGCGCTGCTGGTGGATGGTCAAGGCACGATCATCGCGCAGCACAGCCAGGGGTATCGCGTGGATACCCCGAAAGTGCGCTGGGCCGAGCAATGGCCGCAGATCTGGCTCGATGCGGTCGAGGCCTGCGTGGCGCAGTGCATGGCCAAGGCCGGCGTGGCAGCGGAGCAGGTCAAGGCGCTGTGCATCAGCAGCCTGTACGGCGGCTCGGGAATTGCGGTGGATGCGCAAATCACACCGCTGCACCCGTGCCTGATCTGGATGGACCGCCGTGCCGGCGAGCAGGTGGCCTGGGTGCGCGAGCATGTCGACCTTGAACGCTTGTTCGCGGTCACCGGCAACTCGGTGGACAGCTACTACGGCTTCACCAAGATGCTCTGGCTCAAGCAGCATCAGTCGCAGGTGTGGGCCAATACGCGTTACCTGCTGCCGCCGAACAGCTATATCAATTGGTGCCTGACCGGTGAGTTGGCGGTGGACCATAGCAGCGCCGGCAATATCGGCGGCGTCTATGACGTGGCGCAGCGGGGCTGGTCCGAGGAGATGCTCGCGGCGCTGCAGATTCCCATGGCGATGATGCCCGAGCGGCTGGTGTATTCCGGTGAGGTGGTGGGTGGGCTGTTGGAGAGCTGGGCCCTGCGCCTGGGCCTGCAGGCAGGCACACCGATCCTCGCCGGTGGCGTGGACGCGGCCATGGCCACTCTGGCCGCAGGCGTTACGCAGCCGGGCAATCACGTGGCGATGATCGGCACCAGCATGTGCTGGGGTTATTTGAACCAGCACGTCGATGCACGCCACGGCCTGGTGAGCATGCCGCATGTCTACAACGGCCATCAGGACTTGTACATCTTCGGCGGTGCAATCACCGCCGGGGCATCGGTCAGCTGGTTTCGCGAGCAGTTCTGCCAGGCCGAAGAGCAACAGGCCAAGGCCAGTGGCCAGGACAGCCTGGTGTTGCTGGAACAGAGCGCGATGAAGATCCCGGCCGGCAGCGAAGGCTTGTTGTTCCTGCCGTACCTGATGGGCGAACGCAGCCCGGTATGGGATGACCACGCCAGCGGCAGTTTTGTCGGGCTGAACCTGTATCACAGCCGCATTCACCTGTACCGCGCGGTGCTGGAGGGGGTGAGTTTTGCCCTGCGGCACAATATCGAAGCCGGCACCCAGGGCGCGCAATCGCTGGACCCGCGCCTGATTGTGGTCGGTGGCGCGAGTCATTCGGATTTGTGGATGCAGATTATTGCGGACATCACGCGGTACCCGGTTTACACCATCGTTCAAGAGGTTGAGGCGGCGATGGGCGCCGCGTTGCTGGCCGCGCATACGGTGGGGTTGGTGAGTGATGGGGAGATGGAGAAGGGCTGGGTGCAATTGGAGCTGCGCGCGCAGCCCAAACGCGAAAATGTCATGACCTATGACCGCGCGTTTGGCGAGTATTTGAAGCTGTATCCCGCGCTGAAACCGATCATGCACTGCTTGCAATCCGATTGA
- a CDS encoding LysR family transcriptional regulator → MDIELARTFLEITRCGSLAATAEKLHVTQTAITARVKNLESQLGSTLFVRNRAGARLTADGEAFVVYANQLLQTWEAAKRDLPLPDGYRNVLHIGGEVSLCNPLMLGWAQALREHIPGHALRTEVREGDYLLRQLELGVLDAALVFQPQYWPGLQVEQVLEEKLILVQLASKPAPYVYIDWGPGFRQQHDAALPDKARAALSFNLGPLALQYILENGGAGYFRTRVVQSYLDSGVMQRVPKAPEFSFPTYLVYSRARDCAVLQQAVALLRDVVKAESDWSQRWDPLI, encoded by the coding sequence ATGGACATCGAACTGGCACGCACTTTTCTCGAAATCACCCGCTGCGGCAGCCTGGCTGCGACGGCCGAGAAACTGCACGTCACCCAGACCGCCATCACCGCACGCGTAAAAAACCTCGAGAGCCAGTTGGGCAGCACGCTGTTTGTGCGTAACCGCGCCGGTGCGCGGCTGACCGCCGATGGCGAAGCCTTTGTGGTCTACGCCAACCAGTTGCTGCAAACCTGGGAAGCCGCCAAGCGTGACCTGCCGCTACCGGATGGCTACCGCAATGTGCTGCATATCGGCGGCGAGGTGAGCCTGTGCAACCCGCTGATGCTCGGCTGGGCGCAGGCCCTGCGCGAACACATCCCGGGGCACGCCCTGCGCACCGAAGTGCGCGAAGGCGACTACCTGCTGCGTCAATTGGAACTGGGCGTGCTCGATGCGGCCTTGGTGTTCCAACCGCAGTACTGGCCGGGGTTGCAGGTGGAACAGGTGCTGGAAGAAAAACTGATCCTGGTGCAACTGGCGAGTAAGCCGGCCCCGTACGTCTACATCGACTGGGGCCCGGGTTTTCGCCAGCAACATGATGCTGCCCTGCCCGACAAAGCCCGTGCCGCGCTGAGCTTCAACCTCGGGCCGCTGGCGTTGCAGTACATCCTGGAGAATGGCGGTGCCGGGTATTTCCGCACGCGCGTGGTGCAGAGCTACCTGGACAGCGGCGTGATGCAGCGGGTGCCGAAGGCGCCGGAATTCAGTTTCCCGACCTACCTGGTGTACTCACGCGCACGCGATTGTGCAGTGTTGCAGCAGGCGGTGGCGCTGCTGCGCGATGTGGTCAAAGCCGAAAGTGACTGGTCGCAACGCTGGGACCCGCTGATTTGA
- a CDS encoding alcohol dehydrogenase catalytic domain-containing protein, whose translation MDKHIEMQAVVCHGPKDYRLQRISKPQARPNELVIRIAACGICASDCKCHSGAAMFWGGDNPWVKAPVVPGHEFFGYVVEVGEGAEEHFEVAVGDKVIAEQIVPCGKCRFCKSGKYWMCEVHNIFGFQREVAEGGMAQYMRIPKTAIVHKIPESVSLEDSALVEPMACSIHTVNRGEIQLDDVVVIAGAGTLGLCMVQVAALKTPKKLVVIDMVDERLELARQFGADVVINPSRDNAREIINGLTDNYGCDVYIETTGVPAGVTQGLDLIRKLGRFVEFSVFGAETSVDWSIIGDRKELDVRGAHLGPYCYPIAIDLFERGLVTSKGIVTHDFPLDNFAEAFELANSTKSIKVLLKPVL comes from the coding sequence ATGGACAAGCACATCGAAATGCAAGCCGTCGTCTGCCACGGCCCGAAGGACTACCGCCTGCAACGCATCAGCAAACCCCAGGCACGCCCCAATGAACTGGTGATTCGCATCGCCGCCTGCGGCATCTGCGCCAGCGACTGCAAATGCCACTCGGGTGCGGCGATGTTCTGGGGCGGCGACAACCCGTGGGTCAAGGCACCCGTGGTGCCGGGCCACGAGTTTTTTGGCTACGTGGTGGAAGTGGGCGAGGGCGCTGAAGAGCACTTTGAAGTCGCGGTCGGCGACAAGGTCATCGCCGAACAGATCGTGCCGTGCGGCAAGTGCCGCTTCTGCAAGTCGGGTAAATACTGGATGTGCGAAGTGCACAACATCTTCGGCTTCCAGCGTGAAGTGGCCGAAGGCGGCATGGCCCAGTACATGCGCATTCCCAAAACCGCTATCGTGCACAAGATTCCGGAGTCGGTGTCGCTGGAAGACTCGGCACTGGTGGAGCCCATGGCCTGCTCGATTCATACCGTCAACCGTGGCGAAATCCAGCTGGATGACGTGGTGGTGATCGCCGGTGCGGGCACCCTCGGGCTGTGCATGGTCCAGGTGGCCGCGCTGAAGACCCCGAAAAAACTGGTGGTGATCGACATGGTCGATGAGCGCCTCGAACTGGCCAGGCAATTCGGCGCCGACGTGGTGATCAACCCATCCCGCGACAATGCCCGCGAGATCATCAACGGTCTCACCGACAACTACGGCTGCGACGTGTACATCGAAACCACCGGCGTACCGGCCGGCGTGACCCAGGGCCTGGACCTGATCCGCAAGCTCGGGCGCTTTGTCGAGTTCAGCGTATTCGGCGCCGAAACCAGTGTCGACTGGTCGATCATCGGCGACCGCAAGGAGCTGGACGTACGCGGCGCGCACCTGGGCCCCTATTGCTACCCGATTGCCATCGACCTGTTTGAACGCGGCCTGGTCACCTCCAAAGGCATCGTCACCCATGACTTCCCGCTGGATAACTTTGCCGAAGCGTTCGAGTTGGCCAACTCGACGAAGTCGATCAAGGTGCTGTTGAAGCCGGTGCTTTGA
- a CDS encoding SDR family oxidoreductase, whose product MTTTFNFTHQRILVTGATSGIGHEIALQLINSGAEVFALGRDAEALAKLGCNTLCVDIADSAALDNALHDLPPLHGLVNCAGISRLEPAAAISAAAFDQVMNVNARAAAQVASRVAAKMIEAKIAGSIVNVSSQASLVALDDHLSYCASKAALDAITRVQCAEWGRFGIRINSVNPTVTLTPMAAMAWSDPAKRDPALAAIPLGRFAETLDVALPVLFLLSDAAGMISGISLPIDGGYTSR is encoded by the coding sequence ATGACCACCACCTTCAACTTCACCCACCAGCGCATCCTCGTCACTGGCGCCACCAGCGGCATTGGCCATGAAATTGCCCTTCAGCTCATCAACAGCGGCGCCGAAGTCTTCGCCCTCGGCCGCGACGCCGAGGCCTTGGCCAAGTTGGGCTGCAACACCTTATGCGTGGACATCGCCGACAGCGCCGCCCTCGACAACGCCCTGCACGACCTGCCGCCACTGCACGGCCTGGTCAACTGCGCCGGCATTTCCCGTCTTGAACCCGCCGCCGCCATCAGCGCTGCCGCGTTCGACCAGGTGATGAACGTTAATGCCCGCGCCGCCGCCCAGGTCGCGAGCCGGGTCGCTGCAAAAATGATCGAGGCAAAGATTGCCGGCAGCATCGTCAACGTCTCCAGCCAGGCCTCGCTGGTGGCGTTGGATGATCACCTCAGCTACTGCGCCTCCAAGGCTGCACTGGACGCCATCACCCGCGTGCAATGCGCCGAGTGGGGCCGCTTCGGTATTCGCATCAACAGCGTCAACCCCACGGTCACCCTCACGCCGATGGCCGCCATGGCCTGGTCGGACCCGGCCAAGCGCGACCCGGCGCTGGCAGCCATCCCCTTGGGGCGTTTTGCTGAGACGCTGGACGTGGCTCTGCCGGTGCTGTTCCTGCTCAGCGATGCCGCCGGCATGATCAGCGGTATAAGCCTGCCGATCGATGGCGGCTACACCAGTCGCTAG
- a CDS encoding LacI family DNA-binding transcriptional regulator, whose product MNKKKSVTISDIAKRVGMTTITVSRALNKPDQVKPATLARILEVARELDYVPNAFARGLKRSESLIIGVITASVDNPFYSEMIKAISREAKQHGYTIMLVDTDELAELESKAVDTLLGYRVAGIILSPVSDEPSYQPDYLERLGNGKTPVVLLDRTLHDSPFSRVVLDNYHSGIQAAHYLLRQTPDLKRLLVLTGPEHSRITVERLKGLREVLAEHPHIQVEVQAGDYTLMPSYLHTLDYLAEHCAPDAIMGFNQLITLGALRALRMHNIPHESLTICGIDRLPFADIFGVPIACVAHDASLAGSSAVRLLLDRLEDPYKPRDKVVIAGQLENG is encoded by the coding sequence ATGAACAAGAAAAAGTCTGTCACCATCAGCGACATTGCCAAACGGGTCGGCATGACCACCATCACGGTCTCGCGGGCGCTGAACAAACCTGATCAGGTCAAACCCGCCACCCTGGCGCGCATCCTCGAAGTCGCGCGGGAGTTGGACTATGTGCCCAACGCCTTCGCCCGTGGGCTCAAACGCAGTGAAAGCCTGATCATTGGCGTGATCACCGCGTCGGTGGACAACCCGTTCTACAGCGAAATGATCAAGGCAATTTCCCGCGAGGCGAAACAGCACGGCTACACCATCATGCTGGTGGACACCGACGAACTGGCCGAGCTGGAAAGCAAAGCCGTCGACACGTTGCTGGGTTACCGCGTGGCGGGAATCATCCTGTCGCCGGTCTCCGATGAGCCGAGCTACCAGCCCGATTACCTGGAGCGCCTGGGCAACGGCAAGACTCCAGTGGTGTTGCTCGACCGTACACTCCACGACAGCCCGTTCAGCCGCGTGGTGCTCGACAATTACCACAGCGGTATCCAGGCCGCGCACTATCTGTTGCGCCAGACGCCCGACCTCAAGCGCCTGCTGGTGCTGACCGGCCCCGAGCATTCACGTATCACCGTGGAGCGCCTCAAGGGCCTGCGCGAAGTGCTGGCCGAACACCCCCACATTCAGGTCGAAGTACAGGCCGGCGACTACACGCTGATGCCGTCTTACCTGCATACCCTCGACTACCTCGCCGAACACTGCGCACCGGACGCGATCATGGGCTTTAACCAGTTGATCACCCTCGGCGCCCTGCGCGCCTTGCGCATGCACAACATCCCCCATGAAAGCCTGACCATCTGCGGCATCGACCGCCTGCCCTTCGCCGATATCTTTGGCGTGCCAATCGCCTGCGTGGCCCACGACGCCTCCCTGGCCGGCAGCAGCGCGGTACGCCTGTTGCTTGACCGCCTGGAAGACCCGTACAAGCCACGGGACAAGGTGGTCATCGCCGGCCAGTTGGAAAACGGCTAG
- a CDS encoding amidase, protein MSEIGQLTAVQLLEYFRDKTLSPVEVTEDALLRIERYNPVVNAYCHVDPEGALQAARASEQRWIKGQPCGALDGVPSSIKDLTLTIGMPTRKGSRTSSTEGPWDVDAPFSALMRKAGAVLLGKTTTPEFGWKGVTDNPLYGITRNPWDTRTTAGGSSGGAGAAAALNLGVLHQGSDAGGSIRIPCAFTGTFGLKPTFGYVPQWPASSMTILSHLGPMTRTVEDSVLMLQTVAQPDARDGLIGAPRTSPWLTPSTDLKGLRVAYSPTFGYVDVDPHVAKVVAQAVEGLVQLGAHVEQIDPGFSDPLEVFSTLWAAGAARLTGPMSEAQKQLLDPGLLRIAQRGEQLSLCDYSAALETRAALVARMAAFHEHYDVLVSPMMPITAFEAGHNVPPGSGMHEWMEWTPFTYPFNLTQQPTASVPCGLAANGLPVGLHVVGARFADEQVLRVCQVYAKAFPTDHLEAPRML, encoded by the coding sequence ATGAGTGAGATTGGCCAACTGACGGCAGTGCAACTGCTGGAGTATTTTCGCGACAAAACCCTGTCGCCGGTGGAAGTCACCGAGGACGCGCTGTTGCGTATCGAACGCTACAACCCGGTGGTGAATGCCTACTGCCATGTTGACCCTGAAGGGGCATTGCAGGCTGCGCGGGCGTCGGAACAACGTTGGATAAAAGGTCAACCGTGCGGGGCACTGGATGGGGTGCCGTCATCAATAAAAGACCTCACGCTGACCATTGGCATGCCCACCCGCAAGGGTTCACGCACCTCCTCAACCGAAGGCCCATGGGACGTGGACGCGCCTTTCTCGGCCTTGATGCGCAAAGCCGGCGCGGTACTGTTGGGCAAGACCACCACCCCTGAATTCGGCTGGAAAGGCGTCACCGATAACCCGTTGTACGGCATCACCCGTAACCCATGGGACACCCGCACCACAGCGGGCGGCTCGTCCGGTGGTGCTGGCGCGGCGGCGGCGCTGAACCTTGGCGTACTGCACCAGGGCAGCGATGCCGGAGGCTCGATCCGAATTCCGTGTGCATTCACCGGCACCTTCGGCCTCAAGCCGACCTTTGGGTATGTACCGCAATGGCCGGCCAGCTCCATGACAATCCTGTCGCACCTGGGGCCGATGACCCGCACCGTCGAAGACAGCGTGCTGATGCTGCAAACCGTCGCTCAACCGGATGCACGCGATGGCCTGATCGGCGCACCGCGAACCTCGCCGTGGCTCACGCCGAGTACAGACTTGAAGGGCCTGCGTGTTGCCTACAGCCCGACCTTCGGCTACGTGGATGTTGATCCGCACGTCGCCAAGGTGGTCGCCCAGGCGGTTGAGGGCCTGGTGCAATTGGGCGCGCATGTCGAGCAGATCGACCCCGGTTTCAGCGACCCACTGGAGGTGTTCAGCACCTTGTGGGCCGCCGGTGCCGCACGCCTGACCGGGCCGATGAGCGAGGCGCAAAAACAGCTGCTGGACCCGGGCTTGCTGCGCATTGCGCAACGCGGCGAACAGCTCAGCCTCTGCGACTACAGCGCTGCCCTCGAAACCCGCGCGGCACTGGTCGCCAGGATGGCGGCCTTCCATGAGCACTACGACGTGCTGGTCTCGCCGATGATGCCGATCACTGCGTTCGAGGCCGGGCACAACGTGCCACCGGGTTCGGGCATGCATGAGTGGATGGAGTGGACGCCGTTTACCTATCCCTTCAACCTGACACAGCAACCGACGGCATCGGTGCCGTGCGGGTTGGCGGCGAATGGCTTGCCGGTGGGTTTGCATGTGGTGGGCGCGCGGTTTGCCGATGAGCAGGTGCTGCGGGTTTGCCAGGTGTATGCCAAGGCATTTCCCACCGATCACCTTGAAGCACCGCGCATGCTCTGA